A part of Halodesulfovibrio marinisediminis DSM 17456 genomic DNA contains:
- a CDS encoding rubredoxin yields MTKYECPCGYIYDPEVGDIENNIPPDTAFEDLPEDWVCPLCGAAKEFFEPIE; encoded by the coding sequence ATGACAAAATATGAATGCCCTTGTGGATATATTTATGATCCTGAAGTTGGAGACATTGAAAACAATATTCCACCAGACACTGCATTTGAAGATTTACCAGAGGACTGGGTATGTCCACTCTGTGGTGCTGCAAAGGAATTCTTTGAACCTATCGAGTAA
- a CDS encoding PAS domain-containing protein, translating to MCRPLEALTHTATELGSAPLPTEIPKEIELDALTMALVRSGEVFSRRMQNATERRSYFESLFKGMPGYVSVVDTSFTIVHANNAFMETFAIAEGRSCRHVCTREFPGGNCPVAKVFMTQEPVVVTEEGIYPDGTAALWLVSVSPVFDAMGQLTAAIESRLDISEVVKADNCRLYGV from the coding sequence GTGTGCCGCCCTCTTGAAGCGCTAACTCACACCGCTACAGAGCTTGGTAGTGCGCCACTTCCTACAGAAATCCCCAAAGAGATAGAGCTTGATGCCCTGACCATGGCTCTTGTGCGTTCTGGTGAAGTGTTCAGCAGGCGAATGCAGAATGCAACAGAACGTCGCTCGTATTTTGAGTCGTTGTTTAAAGGGATGCCCGGGTATGTATCCGTTGTCGATACCTCATTCACAATTGTCCATGCCAATAATGCGTTTATGGAAACCTTTGCTATTGCAGAAGGGCGTTCCTGTCGGCATGTCTGTACCCGAGAATTTCCGGGGGGCAATTGTCCAGTTGCTAAGGTCTTTATGACGCAGGAACCTGTAGTTGTAACAGAGGAAGGGATATATCCTGATGGTACGGCTGCGCTGTGGTTGGTAAGTGTTTCTCCAGTGTTCGATGCAATGGGTCAGCTTACAGCTGCCATTGAATCCCGCCTTGATATTTCTGAAGTAGTTAAAGCAGACAATTGTAGGCTGTACGGAGTTTAG
- a CDS encoding arylesterase — protein sequence MRHGGLMRCGRIYAGVILLFLFIMCSLGNCAQQASQLVAVAVQAKASPLHLRGTTYTPLPAQPVIYPRTSLAYYTPEAQNITFPPGKVFFISAFGDSLISGYGLDNAMNSFPVVLQETLRELGYPVVVDNDGIAGNTTAQGHARLPKILLTRPDIIILELGANDMLQRRSVPRMKANLAAMIREIQDLNIHLLLTGMYSVPHFGQKYADSFDAVFPDLAAKYNVAFYPFFLEGVALDHSLNQEDGYHPNADGVKVIVGNILPYIVKQIELICTQQL from the coding sequence ATGAGACATGGTGGACTGATGCGGTGCGGTCGCATCTATGCCGGAGTTATACTTCTGTTTCTGTTTATTATGTGCAGCTTGGGAAACTGTGCTCAACAGGCATCACAACTGGTTGCAGTTGCGGTTCAAGCTAAAGCTTCCCCGCTACATCTTCGTGGAACCACATATACTCCGCTTCCTGCACAGCCTGTAATATATCCACGAACATCCCTTGCTTATTATACTCCTGAGGCACAGAATATTACCTTTCCGCCTGGAAAAGTTTTCTTTATTTCGGCTTTTGGTGACAGCCTTATTTCTGGATATGGGCTTGATAACGCCATGAACTCGTTTCCTGTGGTTTTACAGGAGACGCTGCGTGAGCTGGGATATCCTGTGGTTGTGGATAATGATGGAATTGCGGGGAACACAACAGCGCAGGGGCACGCCCGTTTACCTAAAATTCTGCTGACGAGACCGGACATTATTATTCTGGAGCTGGGTGCGAATGACATGTTGCAGCGTCGAAGCGTGCCGCGCATGAAAGCGAATTTAGCAGCGATGATTCGTGAAATACAGGACTTAAATATTCACTTGCTGCTTACCGGCATGTATTCAGTTCCGCATTTTGGGCAGAAATATGCCGATAGTTTTGATGCCGTATTTCCTGATCTTGCTGCAAAGTATAATGTAGCATTTTACCCGTTTTTCCTTGAAGGTGTAGCGCTTGATCATTCCTTGAATCAGGAGGACGGCTACCATCCTAATGCAGATGGGGTTAAGGTTATAGTGGGTAATATTCTCCCATACATCGTGAAGCAGATTGAACTGATCTGTACGCAACAGCTTTAA
- a CDS encoding sigma-54-dependent transcriptional regulator, whose amino-acid sequence MRILIVDDNSTSLQSLSVVLTDLGHQPTTFSEPVAALNHAKESYYPLIITDIKMPTMDGLTLLAELKACETSKRSDVIIITGHGDMDTAITALRNGAYDYLNKPINARELAAAVERSAEHQTLLFENTDLKQNMEERVAEAKESLQEDLEKMRSQLRNVSGIGEIISGSSRMQEIIRDATIFHHEPDVPVLIEGETGTGKEVIARLVHHGDTHCDTPFVALNCSAIAESLFESELFGYEAGAYTGSRAGGSAGKLELAGNGTLFLDEIAEMPLHLQPKLLRVLEDRTFYRVGGLQKKRFTARIIGAGNKNLERMVEEGLFRRDLYHRLTVGHLRLPPLRERQDDIPKMASLFLRNQVKRKGKDFRSIAPETLTLLCEHPWPGNVRELENTIERAVLIHDDIELRPEHIEFLTASRSTDSIPDITVPLHQPCPLPSIDIASSAIILPDTPFSLEDLTLSVIRKALAKFDGNKTKTAQYLGISRYALHRKIS is encoded by the coding sequence TTTAAGCGTTGTGCTCACTGACTTGGGGCACCAGCCAACGACGTTCAGTGAACCCGTTGCTGCACTGAACCATGCAAAAGAAAGCTATTACCCACTCATTATTACAGATATCAAAATGCCGACAATGGACGGCCTTACCCTGCTTGCAGAGTTAAAAGCATGCGAAACAAGCAAACGCAGTGATGTAATCATCATCACTGGGCATGGAGACATGGATACCGCCATTACCGCATTACGCAATGGTGCTTATGATTACTTGAATAAGCCTATCAATGCGCGGGAACTCGCCGCTGCTGTGGAACGCAGCGCAGAGCATCAAACACTGCTTTTTGAAAATACAGATCTTAAGCAGAACATGGAAGAACGGGTAGCAGAAGCTAAAGAATCGTTGCAGGAAGACTTGGAGAAGATGCGCTCACAATTACGCAACGTATCCGGAATTGGAGAAATCATCTCCGGTTCATCAAGAATGCAGGAAATTATCCGCGATGCCACAATCTTTCATCACGAGCCGGATGTTCCTGTCCTCATTGAAGGGGAGACAGGGACAGGCAAAGAAGTTATTGCGCGCCTTGTTCACCATGGGGATACCCACTGCGATACTCCCTTTGTTGCCTTGAACTGTTCAGCGATTGCGGAATCCCTGTTTGAAAGCGAACTATTCGGATACGAAGCCGGAGCCTACACAGGCTCCCGCGCCGGAGGGTCTGCCGGTAAACTCGAATTAGCAGGTAACGGAACGCTCTTTCTTGATGAAATTGCAGAAATGCCCTTGCACTTGCAACCCAAGCTCTTGAGAGTTCTGGAAGATAGAACCTTCTACAGAGTAGGCGGTCTACAGAAAAAACGTTTCACAGCCCGCATTATTGGTGCCGGTAACAAAAATCTTGAGAGGATGGTAGAAGAAGGCCTCTTCCGTCGCGACCTCTATCACAGATTAACTGTAGGTCACTTACGCCTTCCACCATTACGTGAACGACAAGATGATATTCCTAAGATGGCCTCACTGTTTCTGCGTAACCAAGTAAAACGTAAAGGCAAAGATTTTCGTAGCATTGCTCCGGAAACATTGACGTTACTCTGCGAGCACCCTTGGCCGGGGAACGTTCGCGAACTGGAAAACACCATTGAACGCGCTGTGCTTATCCATGACGACATTGAGCTTCGTCCGGAACATATTGAATTTTTGACAGCATCACGTTCAACCGACAGCATTCCGGATATTACAGTTCCTCTTCATCAGCCTTGCCCGTTACCGTCTATTGATATTGCATCATCCGCAATTATTCTGCCGGATACGCCATTTAGCCTTGAAGATCTAACCCTATCAGTTATTCGCAAAGCTCTTGCAAAATTTGACGGAAACAAAACAAAGACAGCCCAATATCTTGGTATTTCCAGATATGCCCTTCACCGGAAGATTTCATAA
- the murI gene encoding glutamate racemase gives MNSLPIGLFDSGVGGLTVLKALRSTLPCEEILYLGDTARLPYGTKSQETIIRYAVQAAGKLVERGVKMLVIACNTASSVAIEPLQKAFPDIPVLGVVKPGAAASCAATENGSIVVLATESTIRGNAYQREIYSLRPDVDVTGLPCPLFVPLAEEGWTDGELVEGIIARYLDPLFASPLETAQEKAPDTIVLGCTHFPLLAPSIRNVVGDAIHIVDSAETTAQEVKKVLSERGLLQKNTVCGGTKFLTTDDISRFARTGSWFLGLPIEVGDVELVDL, from the coding sequence ATGAATTCTCTTCCTATTGGACTGTTTGATTCCGGTGTTGGCGGGTTAACTGTGCTTAAAGCATTACGTTCTACCTTGCCGTGCGAAGAAATATTGTATCTTGGTGATACCGCTCGTTTGCCTTACGGAACAAAGAGTCAGGAAACTATTATCCGCTATGCTGTGCAGGCTGCGGGAAAGCTGGTGGAACGTGGCGTTAAAATGCTTGTTATCGCCTGTAATACTGCCAGCTCTGTAGCTATCGAGCCGTTGCAGAAGGCTTTTCCGGATATTCCCGTGCTGGGCGTTGTTAAGCCCGGTGCGGCTGCAAGCTGTGCAGCTACAGAGAATGGAAGCATAGTTGTCCTTGCTACAGAATCTACCATTCGCGGTAATGCATACCAGCGGGAGATTTATTCGCTACGTCCGGATGTTGACGTTACAGGGCTTCCGTGCCCGTTGTTTGTCCCTTTGGCAGAAGAAGGTTGGACAGACGGTGAGCTTGTTGAAGGTATTATCGCTCGTTATCTGGACCCGCTCTTTGCTTCTCCACTTGAGACCGCACAGGAAAAAGCCCCAGATACAATCGTGCTCGGCTGTACGCACTTTCCGTTGCTCGCTCCATCCATTCGTAATGTTGTAGGGGATGCGATCCATATTGTTGATTCGGCAGAAACCACAGCACAGGAAGTGAAAAAAGTACTTTCCGAACGCGGTCTGCTTCAAAAAAACACGGTCTGTGGCGGAACAAAATTTCTGACCACAGACGATATCTCACGTTTTGCCAGAACCGGTAGCTGGTTTCTTGGGCTGCCTATCGAAGTTGGTGACGTTGAGTTAGTCGATCTGTAA